One region of Salvia hispanica cultivar TCC Black 2014 unplaced genomic scaffold, UniMelb_Shisp_WGS_1.0 HiC_scaffold_662, whole genome shotgun sequence genomic DNA includes:
- the LOC125199765 gene encoding ankyrin repeat-containing protein NPR4-like, which translates to MGDDFVATNLFLMAPETCWWRDCRDMNPVHIAAINGHVNILEEFLQINSPSSMERVHRGDTLLHLCIKHNQLDCLKFLVGKLGELVWAKDDDGDTILHLAVRFNQLETVRYLVEHTKIEKQARNLLGKTALQILNESPHRIYYSEMKKLLKIPSTNKISKVFPNLTDTTMVVVGLIATMAFQAAISPPGGVWQEDTTSHKAGDAVMAYTHPKLYKQFVHANNTAFVSSIITIFLITTRQPSGRILFLLISLFAMWVSLASIALSYGASITVVSPNAETQSLVPVITIVVVVSLGVIGFIFLYNIIREWHLHRTSNPAVGILETSTNRVLSQVGRVVRSSDDSVELDWGIIS; encoded by the exons ATGGGAGATGATTTTGTAGCCACAAACTTGTTTCTAATGGCTCCTGAGACATGCTGGTGGCGAGACTGTCGCGATATGAACCCGGTTCATATCGCTGCCATCAATGGACATGTCAATATCTTGGAGGAGTTTCTTCAAATTAACTCACCTTCTTCCATGGAGAGGGTGCATCGTGGAGATACATTGCTGCACTTATGCATTAAACACAATCAGTTGGATTGCTTGAAGTTTTTGGTGGGCAAGTTGGGAGAGCTTGTGTGGGCAAAGGATGACGATGGCGACACAATTTTGCATTTGGCTGTTAGATTCAATCAACTCGAG ACCGTTCGATACTTGGTGGAACACACGAAAATCGAGAAGCAGGCACGAAACTTGTTGGGAAAAACAGCACTGCAAATCTTGAACGAGAGCCCACACAGAATATACTAttcagaaatgaaaaaactatTGAAGATTCCgtcaactaataaaatatcaaaggTATTCCCCAACCTGACCGACACGacaatggtggtggtgggCCTGATAGCGACCATGGCATTCCAGGCCGCCATCAGCCCTCCAGGGGGAGTGTGGCAGGAAGACACGACATCACACAAGGCTGGCGATGCAGTGATGGCATATACTCATCCCAAACTATACAAACAGTTTGTTCATGCTAACAACACAGCCTTCGTTTCATCAATCATCACAATCTTCCTCATCACAACCCGACAACCATCTGGACGCATTCTTTTCTTGCTCATCTCCTTGTTTGCAATGTGGGTGTCACTCGCATCTATTGCACTCAGCTATGGAGCTTCTATAACGGTTGTCTCTCCCAACGCAGAAACACAGTCACTTGTTCCTGTTATAACCATAGTAGTTGTTGTGTCGTTAGGCGTCATCGgattcatatttttgtataatattataaggGAATGGCACTTGCATCGGACAAGCAATCCAGCTGTCGGAATATTAGAGACATCGACCAATAGAGTCCTCTCCCAAGTTGGGCGTGTTGTTCGAAGCTCGGACGATTCTGTAGAATTAGATTGGGGAATTATCAGTTAA